The proteins below come from a single Anaerolineae bacterium genomic window:
- a CDS encoding UMP kinase — MAPVRYKRVLLKIGGEALAGPEGFGIDPHMAEEVANKIKAVRDLGVQVAIVPGAGNIWRGRDGLAHGMERSTADHMGMLATVMNALALRDALERLGLETRVQTAIEMTAIAEPYIRLRAISHLERGRVVIIGAGTGNPYFTTDTAAALRAMEIGAEVLIKATKVDAVYSEDPMVNPQARRFDTLSYIDALNMRVGVLDSTALSLCMENELPIVVVDLWQPNSIERVVRGEQIGTTIRS, encoded by the coding sequence TTGGCTCCGGTACGGTACAAGCGCGTGCTCCTCAAGATCGGTGGCGAGGCTCTGGCAGGCCCGGAGGGCTTCGGCATCGACCCTCACATGGCAGAGGAGGTCGCAAACAAGATCAAGGCCGTGCGAGACCTCGGGGTGCAGGTGGCCATCGTTCCCGGTGCCGGCAACATCTGGCGCGGGCGGGATGGGCTGGCCCACGGCATGGAGCGTTCCACAGCCGATCACATGGGCATGCTGGCCACCGTCATGAACGCTCTGGCCCTGCGGGATGCGCTGGAGCGCCTGGGTCTGGAGACACGGGTACAGACAGCCATCGAGATGACCGCCATCGCGGAGCCATACATCCGGCTCCGGGCCATCAGCCATCTCGAACGTGGCCGGGTGGTCATCATCGGAGCTGGCACCGGCAATCCATACTTTACCACCGACACCGCCGCTGCCCTCAGGGCCATGGAGATCGGGGCCGAGGTTCTGATCAAGGCCACCAAGGTGGACGCCGTCTACTCCGAGGACCCCATGGTCAACCCCCAGGCTAGGCGCTTCGACACGCTCTCCTACATTGATGCCCTGAACATGCGCGTTGGCGTCCTCGACAGCACCGCTCTCTCCTTGTGCATGGAGAATGAACTGCCCATCGTGGTCGTGGACCTGTGGCAACCTAACAGCATCGAGCGGGTGGTCCGAGGGGAGCAGATCGGCACCACCATCCGGAGCTAG
- the rpsB gene encoding 30S ribosomal protein S2: MANVSMKALLEAGVHFGHRTRRWNPKMKPYIFTERNGIHIIDLQQTLKAISQATDMVRDLVARGGVLLFVGTKRQAQESIQAEAERCGMPYVNQRWLGGTLTNFVTIRSRIAAMKRLEERFERGEIERLPKKEAVALERELQRLHRRFDGLRTLERLPDTLFVVDVHREDIAITEANRLGVPIIGMVDTNSDPDPIDLVIPSNDDAIRAIGLMTSLMADAVLEGRQAREAAAGEAEEAELEHEAIPYDEEGEPVEPVFVPEFEIEEEAELAEEVDLDFDEAEEYELEEDEDYELDEDYEELPESDADDLDVASEYEDDEV; this comes from the coding sequence GTGGCAAACGTCAGCATGAAGGCGCTCCTGGAAGCCGGTGTGCACTTCGGCCACCGCACTCGCCGGTGGAACCCGAAGATGAAGCCGTACATATTCACCGAGCGCAACGGTATTCACATCATTGACCTGCAACAGACGCTGAAGGCCATCTCCCAGGCCACTGACATGGTACGCGACTTGGTGGCCAGAGGGGGAGTGCTTCTCTTCGTAGGCACCAAGCGACAGGCCCAGGAGAGCATCCAGGCAGAGGCTGAGCGCTGCGGGATGCCCTATGTCAATCAGCGTTGGCTGGGCGGCACTCTAACCAACTTCGTCACCATCCGGAGCCGCATCGCAGCCATGAAGCGGCTAGAGGAGAGATTCGAACGGGGGGAGATCGAGCGGCTGCCCAAGAAAGAAGCCGTCGCCCTCGAGCGTGAGCTGCAGCGCCTCCACCGCCGCTTCGACGGTCTGCGTACCCTGGAGAGGCTACCGGACACGCTCTTCGTAGTGGACGTGCACCGGGAGGACATCGCCATCACCGAGGCTAACCGCCTGGGCGTGCCCATCATCGGCATGGTGGACACCAACTCGGACCCTGACCCCATTGACCTGGTCATCCCCTCCAACGACGACGCCATCCGAGCCATCGGCCTGATGACCTCACTGATGGCTGACGCCGTCCTCGAGGGCCGCCAGGCACGGGAGGCCGCCGCTGGCGAGGCGGAGGAGGCCGAGCTGGAGCACGAGGCCATCCCCTATGACGAAGAGGGTGAGCCTGTGGAGCCTGTGTTCGTCCCCGAGTTCGAGATCGAGGAAGAGGCCGAACTAGCCGAGGAAGTGGACCTCGACTTCGATGAGGCAGAGGAGTACGAACTGGAGGAGGACGAGGATTACGAACTCGACGAGGACTATGAAGAGCTGCCCGAGAGCGACGCGGACGACCTGGATGTAGCCTCCGAGTATGAAGACGACGAGGTGTAG
- the uppS gene encoding di-trans,poly-cis-decaprenylcistransferase, with protein sequence MPAHVGIIMDGNGRWARQRGLPRAAGHRAGTRNIRPLLEAAVEFGVRYLTIWAFSTENWVRPQDEVSALMQLVGESLDRWLPELHQNQVRLRHIGKLDRLPDSLRERVLHAIALTQNNQRITLTVAFDYGGRDEIVRAVRRIIAEGVPPQAVTEELITSYLDTADLPEPDLIIRTGNEFRTSNFMIWESAYSEYYISPVLWPDFDRDELYRALSSYSRRERRFGGLSSKSPATARR encoded by the coding sequence ATCCCCGCCCACGTCGGCATCATCATGGACGGCAACGGCCGCTGGGCCCGGCAACGGGGCCTTCCGCGCGCCGCCGGCCACCGGGCCGGCACCCGCAACATCAGGCCCCTGCTGGAAGCCGCCGTGGAGTTCGGCGTGCGCTACCTCACCATCTGGGCCTTCTCAACCGAGAACTGGGTGCGGCCCCAGGACGAGGTCAGCGCCCTCATGCAGCTGGTGGGCGAGTCGCTGGACCGGTGGCTTCCCGAACTGCACCAGAATCAGGTCCGCTTACGTCACATCGGCAAGCTAGACCGGCTTCCCGACTCACTGCGGGAGCGCGTCCTGCACGCGATCGCTCTCACCCAGAACAATCAGCGCATCACTCTGACGGTGGCGTTCGATTACGGAGGTCGCGATGAGATCGTGCGGGCTGTTCGCCGGATCATCGCCGAAGGCGTGCCACCCCAAGCGGTGACAGAGGAGTTGATCACCTCCTACTTGGATACCGCTGACCTGCCCGAGCCCGACCTTATCATCCGCACGGGCAACGAGTTCCGCACTTCGAACTTCATGATCTGGGAGTCAGCCTACTCCGAGTACTACATCAGCCCCGTCCTCTGGCCCGACTTCGACCGCGACGAGCTCTACCGCGCCCTCAGCAGCTACTCCCGCCGCGAGCGGCGCTTCGGAGGCCTATCGTCCAAGTCCCCGGCCACGGCTCGCCGCTAG
- the tsf gene encoding translation elongation factor Ts, giving the protein MATTAEMVKELRQATGAGVLDCRKALEACAGDIAQAADYLRKKGLAAAEKKAGRAANEGTIGSYIHTGSRLAALVELNCETDFVARTDEFQELAHDLAMQVVAASPRWISAEDVPTEVVDIEKDTYRREALAEGKSERIVDRIIEGRLAKFYDQYCLLRQPYFRDPDITIADLIKQKIAQLGENIVVRRFVRFEVGGSE; this is encoded by the coding sequence TTGGCCACAACTGCTGAGATGGTGAAAGAGTTACGTCAAGCTACCGGCGCCGGAGTACTGGACTGCCGCAAGGCACTGGAGGCCTGCGCCGGCGACATCGCCCAGGCCGCCGACTACCTGCGGAAGAAGGGGCTGGCCGCTGCCGAGAAGAAGGCAGGACGGGCCGCCAACGAGGGGACCATCGGGTCCTACATTCACACTGGAAGCCGGCTTGCTGCCCTGGTCGAGCTCAACTGCGAGACGGACTTCGTGGCTCGCACCGACGAGTTCCAGGAGCTGGCCCACGACCTAGCCATGCAAGTGGTGGCGGCTAGCCCGCGTTGGATCAGCGCCGAAGATGTGCCTACTGAGGTGGTGGACATCGAGAAGGACACCTACCGGCGCGAAGCCCTGGCGGAGGGCAAGTCCGAAAGAATCGTGGATCGGATCATCGAGGGGCGACTGGCGAAGTTCTACGATCAGTATTGCTTGCTTCGCCAGCCCTACTTCAGGGATCCGGACATTACCATCGCCGACCTGATCAAGCAGAAGATTGCCCAGTTGGGCGAGAACATCGTGGTCCGCCGATTTGTGCGCTTTGAGGTCGGCGGGAGCGAGTAG
- the frr gene encoding ribosome recycling factor, producing MIDDVEREARGRMEAAIESLRADLASIRTGRASPALLDRVRVDYYGSPTPLQQLASISVPEPTQLLIRPWERNILGAIERAILASDLGLTPNNDGQVIRLSIPALTEERRRELVRQVHRRVEEGRVAIRNVRRDALNDLRELQNEKEITEDDFYQSRDQLQKLTDEYIKRLEEVGKEKEQEILQV from the coding sequence ATGATAGATGATGTTGAGCGCGAGGCCCGCGGCCGCATGGAGGCCGCCATCGAGTCGCTCCGCGCCGACCTGGCCTCGATCCGAACCGGCAGAGCGTCTCCCGCACTCCTCGATCGCGTCCGGGTGGACTACTACGGGAGCCCCACGCCGCTGCAGCAGCTTGCCAGCATCTCCGTTCCCGAGCCCACCCAGCTACTCATCCGGCCCTGGGAGAGAAACATCCTCGGAGCCATCGAACGGGCCATCCTGGCAAGCGATCTGGGGCTTACCCCCAACAACGATGGACAGGTCATTCGCCTCAGTATTCCTGCCCTCACCGAGGAACGGAGGCGCGAATTGGTCAGGCAAGTCCATCGCCGCGTCGAGGAGGGCCGCGTCGCTATACGCAACGTCCGTCGCGACGCCCTCAATGACTTGAGGGAGTTACAGAACGAGAAGGAGATAACCGAGGACGACTTCTACCAGAGTCGCGACCAACTCCAGAAGCTCACCGACGAGTACATCAAGCGCCTGGAAGAGGTGGGCAAGGAGAAGGAGCAGGAGATCCTGCAGGTCTAG
- a CDS encoding N-acetyl-gamma-glutamyl-phosphate reductase, which yields MVRVGIIGATGYTGNELLKSFALHPEVEVGFCTSESYAGQKYSEAFPCPYEHTLIKAEDADISSVDVAFLCLPHGVSVDMVRRVRDAGVRAIDLSADFRLQDPSAYQRWYNHEHSAPEMLPEAVFGLPEVYRRRIAGADLVANPGCYPTSVILGLRPLAAAGAIADRRIIVDSKTGVSGAGRGLSLTTHFVEVNENLAPYNIGYRHRHISEMEQELDAAGGGPYEITFSPHLLPVTRGILSTMYVWLGSGWDLGRVRALYEETYAGEPFVHVLPDGKLATLAHVNYTNRCVISLSSVREGQLIVCSAIDNLVKGASGQAVQNMNIMFGLDERLGLIG from the coding sequence ATGGTGAGGGTCGGCATCATTGGCGCCACCGGATACACCGGGAATGAGCTCCTCAAGAGCTTCGCCCTGCACCCCGAGGTAGAGGTTGGTTTCTGTACCTCGGAGAGCTACGCGGGCCAGAAGTACTCCGAGGCTTTCCCGTGTCCATACGAGCATACGCTAATCAAGGCCGAGGATGCCGACATCTCGAGCGTGGATGTGGCCTTTCTCTGTCTCCCTCACGGGGTGTCCGTTGACATGGTGCGGCGGGTCAGGGATGCCGGGGTGCGGGCCATAGACCTAAGCGCTGATTTCCGTCTGCAGGACCCATCCGCTTACCAGAGGTGGTACAACCACGAACACTCTGCCCCTGAAATGCTGCCCGAGGCGGTTTTCGGGCTCCCCGAGGTGTATCGCCGCCGGATCGCCGGCGCCGATCTGGTGGCCAACCCGGGGTGCTACCCTACCAGTGTCATCCTGGGGCTGCGGCCTCTGGCCGCGGCTGGGGCCATCGCCGACCGGCGTATCATCGTGGACTCGAAGACAGGCGTCTCTGGCGCTGGCCGCGGGCTGAGCCTTACCACCCATTTCGTCGAGGTGAATGAGAACCTGGCTCCCTACAACATTGGCTACCGGCACCGACACATTAGTGAGATGGAGCAGGAGCTCGATGCTGCCGGTGGTGGACCGTACGAGATTACCTTCTCTCCCCACCTGCTTCCGGTTACGCGAGGGATACTGTCCACCATGTACGTGTGGCTTGGTTCGGGTTGGGACCTGGGCCGGGTGCGCGCGCTGTACGAGGAGACGTACGCTGGCGAGCCCTTCGTGCACGTGCTGCCCGATGGCAAGCTGGCCACGCTGGCCCATGTAAACTATACCAACCGCTGCGTGATCTCCCTCTCGTCCGTACGTGAGGGGCAGTTGATCGTGTGCTCCGCCATAGATAACCTGGTGAAGGGGGCGTCCGGCCAGGCGGTGCAGAACATGAACATCATGTTTGGCCTGGACGAGCGGCTGGGCCTGATCGGCTGA